CAGGCCCTTGTAGGTGGAATAACACATCAGCAGCATCAGCACCGACAGGGGCAAGGCGGTGGCCACCAGGGCGGACTGCAGTCCCGACAGGCCGCCGGTCATGATCAGCACGGCGGAAATGCCCGCAATCACCACGCCCCAGATCACCTTGGTCACGCTGGACGGGTTGGGGTTACCGTTCTCACTGACCATGCCCAGCACAAAGACGGCGGAGTTGGCCGAGGTCACAAAGAACACCAGTACCAGCACCATGGCCAGAATGCTGAGCAGGGTTCCCATCGGGAAGTAATCCAGGAACTTGAACAGCGCCGAGGTCACGTCGGTTTTCACCGCCTCGGCCAGGGCCACTTCACCCAGGTTCTGAATAATGTGAATGGCGGAGCCGCCCATCACGGCAAACCAGACAAAGGAGCCCAGGGCCGGAATAAATACCGCACCCATCATGAATTCCTTAATGGTTCTGCCTTTTGAAATGCGGGCCACAAAACTGCCCACCAGGGGAGCCCAGGCAATCCACCAGCCAAAATAGAACAGGGTCCAGCTGGCAATCCAGGTGCCGTCACTGTAGGGCTCGGTTCTGAACGACATGCTGATAAAGTTCTGAACGTAATCGCCAACCCCCTGGAACAGGATTTTGAAAATGGTCTGGGTCGGTCCCATCAGAATGACAAAGCCGAGCAGCGCAAAGGCCAGCAGCATGTTCAGGTTGGACAAATGCTTGATGGCGCCCTGCAGACCGGAAATGGTCGAGGCGATATAGACCACGGTCACAATGCCGATAATGACAACCTGGGTGGAAATGTTAACTGGCAGTTCCCAGAGCGCATTCATGCCGCTGTTCACCTGCAAAGTGCCAAAGCCCAGGGACGTTGCAATTCCGATCACAATGGAAAGAATAACAATAATATCAATCCACTTGCCCATGGGCCCCTTGATTCGATCACCGATTAACGGATGAAAGACCGAACTGAGTGAAGACGGCAGTTTTTTCCTGAATTGAAAAAAGGCCAGAGACACCCCCACCAGGGCATAACAGGCCCAGGCGGAAACGCCCCAGTGCAGATAAACATATTGCATGGCGGTTTTGGCCGCCTGCTCGCTATACCCTTCACCGACAGGGGGATCGATGTAATAGGAAACCGGCTCGGCAATGCCCCAGAACACAAGACTGATACCAATGGAGGCACTGAACAGCATGCCAATCCAGGTCGCAGTATTATATTCTGGGCGATCGTGGTCATCACCCAGGCGGATATTTCCGAATTTTGATACGCCCAAATACATGCAAAATGCAAAGAAAATAAACACACAACCAAGAATGAACCAGCCCAGGTTATTGTAAATAAAACCTAAAGATCCATTCGAAAACGACTCCAGCTTCTCAGGTATAAAAATTCCAGTACTTATCAACATAAGACTAAGAATTAACGATATATAAAATACCGATTTCTTATTTTTCATCATGATACGACCTCTCCATTTTCCTCACTCCATATGCTCCCACGGGTACGCCGCCGCACCGCGTAAACGACACCGAAGGTTGACAAAAGATAGCGATGGAGACAGTGTGCGTCAACAAAAAATTAACCGAAAGAAAACAACACAAAAACACATAAACCACTGTTTTATAAATAAAAACCAAAAATAAGTGTTAACTTGGTTAATTTTTTCAAAGATTCCCATTGACTAACAAGAGGATGGAGACCTAACATCCGCATAAAACGTCAACCCATAGTTTACACTGGGAGCAAAAGAAGCCATGAGCAATGCAAGCAAAGTCATTTCCATCAAGGACCACAGCGATATCGACAACGCCTGGACCATACCCGCCCGTTACTACACTTCGGACGACGTCTTTGAGTTTGAAAAGGAAAAAATCTTTGCAAACTCATGGGTTTGTGTTGCCCATTGCAGTGAAGTGGCCGACAAGAACGCCTATATCACCCGTGAGCTGATCGGCGAGAGCCTGGTTATTGTGCGGGGCCGGGACGGCGTGCTGCGCGGCTTCTACAATGTTTGCCCCCACCGTGGTCATCAACTGCTGAGCGGTGAGTCGGGCAAGGCCAAAAACGTGATCACCTGCCCCTACCACGCCTGGGCCTTTAAGCTGGATGGCCAGCTGGCCCACGCCAACAACTGCGAAAACGTCAACAACTTCGAAGCGGATGCCATGAGCCTGAGCAGCTTCCACGTGGTTGAGCACGCCGGCTTTATCTACGTCAACCTGACCCGGGGCGAGCCCCAACCCATCGAGGAACAGCTGCCCGGCCTGGCCGAGAAAATGGAAGAAGCCTGTGCCGTCATCAGGGATCTGAAGCTGGCGGCCCGCTTTGTCAGCCATACTCCGGCCAACTGGAAGACCATCGTCGACAACTATATCGAGTGCTATCACTGCCCGACCAACCATGTCAGCTTTGCCAGCTCGGTAGACGTGAACGTGTATGACCATCAACTGCATGACAACTGGACCGTGCAGATCGGCAAGGCCAAGCCGTCCGAATCTTCCTACCAGTTCGACAGTTCACTGGTAGATCCGCGCTTCTCCGGCTTCTGGATCTGGCCCAGCACCATGTTCAACATGCCCCCGGGTGGCGACTTCATGACGGTGATCTACGAGTTTCCGATCAGCGCCGGCGAGACCCTGCAGCATTACGACATTTACTTCCTGAACGAAGAGCTGACCGAATACCAGAAAAACCTGGTCGACTGGTATCGCGATGTATTCCGCCCGGAAGATCTGCGCCTGGTCGAGAGCGTACAGCGCGGCCTCAAGTCCCGGGGTTACCGGGGTCAGGGCCGCATCATGGCCGACCGCCAGCGCAGCGGCATCAGTGAGCACGGTGTGGCCCACTTCCACAAGCTGGTTGCCGGTGCACATCAGGACTGACGGCACGCCTTCCCCATCAAGGAGCATTACAAGATGAATATTCTCAGCAATCAGGACCTGTTCCGGCAGGCCTGCTACGTCAACGGTCAGTGGATTGATGGCGACAACGGCATTGCCGTGACCAACCCGGCCGACCAGTCGGTGCTGGGCACCGTGCCCAGCCTCTCCGTGGAGCAGGTGAACGACGCCATTGTGCAGGCCCATGCCGCCATGGCCGGCTGGAGCGCACGGACCGCCAAGGAGCGCGCCAAGATTTTGCAGCGCTGGTTTGAACTGATCGAAGCCAATATCGACGATCTGGGCACCATCATGACCCTGGAGCAGGGCAAGCCGCTGCAGGAGGCCAAGGGCGAGATCCGCTATGCGGCGTCCTTTATCGAGTGGTTCGCCGAAGAAGGCAAGCGTGTCTACGGC
The nucleotide sequence above comes from Oceanimonas doudoroffii. Encoded proteins:
- a CDS encoding aromatic ring-hydroxylating oxygenase subunit alpha, giving the protein MSNASKVISIKDHSDIDNAWTIPARYYTSDDVFEFEKEKIFANSWVCVAHCSEVADKNAYITRELIGESLVIVRGRDGVLRGFYNVCPHRGHQLLSGESGKAKNVITCPYHAWAFKLDGQLAHANNCENVNNFEADAMSLSSFHVVEHAGFIYVNLTRGEPQPIEEQLPGLAEKMEEACAVIRDLKLAARFVSHTPANWKTIVDNYIECYHCPTNHVSFASSVDVNVYDHQLHDNWTVQIGKAKPSESSYQFDSSLVDPRFSGFWIWPSTMFNMPPGGDFMTVIYEFPISAGETLQHYDIYFLNEELTEYQKNLVDWYRDVFRPEDLRLVESVQRGLKSRGYRGQGRIMADRQRSGISEHGVAHFHKLVAGAHQD
- a CDS encoding BCCT family transporter, yielding MMKNKKSVFYISLILSLMLISTGIFIPEKLESFSNGSLGFIYNNLGWFILGCVFIFFAFCMYLGVSKFGNIRLGDDHDRPEYNTATWIGMLFSASIGISLVFWGIAEPVSYYIDPPVGEGYSEQAAKTAMQYVYLHWGVSAWACYALVGVSLAFFQFRKKLPSSLSSVFHPLIGDRIKGPMGKWIDIIVILSIVIGIATSLGFGTLQVNSGMNALWELPVNISTQVVIIGIVTVVYIASTISGLQGAIKHLSNLNMLLAFALLGFVILMGPTQTIFKILFQGVGDYVQNFISMSFRTEPYSDGTWIASWTLFYFGWWIAWAPLVGSFVARISKGRTIKEFMMGAVFIPALGSFVWFAVMGGSAIHIIQNLGEVALAEAVKTDVTSALFKFLDYFPMGTLLSILAMVLVLVFFVTSANSAVFVLGMVSENGNPNPSSVTKVIWGVVIAGISAVLIMTGGLSGLQSALVATALPLSVLMLLMCYSTYKGLNEEIGAMQSGQGPLDEVAEGAVTP